The following DNA comes from Puniceibacterium sp. IMCC21224.
ACCATGAATGAGATCGACCTTGACGCGCTGGCACCCTGGCTAGGACGCACTGAAACCAAAGAAGACGTCCTGACGCACGGTCTGATCGACAAATTCCGTGCCGCGTTCGGTCCGCAACTTTGGGGCGGAGCAGGTGATGTCCCGCTGGGGGTTCATTGGTGTATTGCCCTTGATACCGTGCCAGCTGCCGCCCTGTCAGACGATGGCCATGCCGCAAGGGGTGGATTTCTGCCCCCTGTCCCGCTGCCCGCCCGCATGTGGGCCGGCGGCGATGTTACACATTTCACGCCGCTGACGATCGGCGAAGCCGTCACCCGCCGCTCGGTGATCGGGGATATAACAGCCAAGCAGGGCCGCAGCGGAACGTTGGTCTTTGTGACCGTAGAACACGAGTATTCGAGCGGCGGCCGGCTTTGTATTCGGGAGAAGCAATCGATTGTCTATCGTGAGATTTCTGTGCCCCGCCCGGTCAAGAACGCACCTGCCGCGGTTGACCCCACCACGCTCAGATCGAGCCTTGCACCGGATCCGGTGCTGCTGTTTCGCTATTCGGCGCTGACGTTCAATGCCCATCGCATCCACTATGACCACGTCTACGCCACCGAAACCGAAGCCTATGCCGGGCTTGTTGTGCATGGCCCATTGCAGGCGACGCTTCTTCTGAATCTGGCGGCGGAAGCCTTGAAGTCGTCGCCCCACCGGTTTTCTTTCCGGGGACTGGCACCGCTGACCCTGCCCTGCGAATTGCAGTTGCATAGTGAAGGGGCCGAAAACTCCGGAACCGTCTGGTGCCAGGATCAAACCGGTCTTCGAAGCTTTACCGCAGAATACGCGACTGTCTGAGCGGTTCTGCTTGGCGGCGGATTCAATTGTTGATTTAACTTTCTAACATATGTTAGGTATCAGAAAGCGGCTTGGCACCTCCGGCAAGCAGCCCTCTGAAATAAGAGGTGGGAGGAGAAAAATGCGAGGAAACCTCGTCACTTGCGGATCACCGTTCGGTCAGGTTATGTGCCGTTCCATGGGCTGTCGGCAAAAGGCACGGGCTGAGTCATGACCACGAATGGGGGGATCGTCACATCGCCGCTTGCTGTGCGCAGTGCAACTTTGAAATTTGGCGGTGTGACGGCGCTCGACGATGTGAGCATTACCGTGAACGACGATGAATTGCTTGCGATCATCGGTCCGAACGGTGCCGGAAAAACATCACTTCTGAACGTTACTGCGGGTTTCTATCGTCCGCAGAAGGGCCGTGTCGAGTTGTCCGGGCAGGACGTTACCGGCCTGCGTGTAGACCAGATCGCCCGGCGCGGACTGGCGCGTACGTTTCAGGGCACCCATCTCTTTGCCGGGCAGACCGTGGTGGAAAACATCATGATCGGTCGTCACATGCTGATGAAATCGAATGTGATCCAGGCCTTTTTCCAGTTTGGGCTCGTGATGCGGGAGGAATCAGAGCATCGCGAAGCCGCCGAAGAGATTATTGACTTTCTGGAGATCGAAGCAATCCGCAACCGGCCAGTGGGCACATTGGGCTACGGGCTGCGCAAACGTGTCGATCTGGGCCGCGCATTGGCGCAGGAACCATCCATCCTGCTGATGGATGAACCGATGGCTGGCATGAACTCGGAAGAGAAAGAAGACCTCGCGCGCTTCATTCTCGATGTGCGCGAGGCGCGCAAGATTCCAGTGGTTCTGGTCGAGCACGACATGGGCGTTGTTATGGACCTTGCTGACCGGATCGTGGTGCTGGACTTCGGGCGGGTCATCGCCGAAGGCACGCCCGAAGAAATCCAGAAGAACCCGGCTGTGATCAAGGCATATCTGGGTTAGCGGGATGACAAAACAACGAACAGCAATGGTCTTTTCAGACCCGGCAGTGACACACAGCGAAACCCTGCCGCAGGTTTTGCTCGCGCGTGCAACGTCCATGCCGAACAACCTCGCCGAACGCCACAAGCGCCTGGGCATCTGGCGGGAATTCACCTGGGCCGATGTGATTGACAGAGTTCGTGCCCTGGCTCTCGGGTTGGAGAACCTGGGCCTGTCGGCGGGCGAATCCGTCATGTTGATCGGGGAAAACGAACCCGAACATTTCTGGGCTGAATACGCCGTTCAGTCATTGGGCGGCAAAGTCCTGTCCGTCTATCCGGATCAGAACGCCGAAGAGATCCTGTATCTGGCCGAAGACTCGCAAACGCGGATTTTTCTGGCGCAGGATCAGGAGCAGGTCGATAAATGCATCGAGATCGCGGGCAAGTA
Coding sequences within:
- a CDS encoding MaoC family dehydratase N-terminal domain-containing protein, with protein sequence MNEIDLDALAPWLGRTETKEDVLTHGLIDKFRAAFGPQLWGGAGDVPLGVHWCIALDTVPAAALSDDGHAARGGFLPPVPLPARMWAGGDVTHFTPLTIGEAVTRRSVIGDITAKQGRSGTLVFVTVEHEYSSGGRLCIREKQSIVYREISVPRPVKNAPAAVDPTTLRSSLAPDPVLLFRYSALTFNAHRIHYDHVYATETEAYAGLVVHGPLQATLLLNLAAEALKSSPHRFSFRGLAPLTLPCELQLHSEGAENSGTVWCQDQTGLRSFTAEYATV
- a CDS encoding ABC transporter ATP-binding protein yields the protein MTTNGGIVTSPLAVRSATLKFGGVTALDDVSITVNDDELLAIIGPNGAGKTSLLNVTAGFYRPQKGRVELSGQDVTGLRVDQIARRGLARTFQGTHLFAGQTVVENIMIGRHMLMKSNVIQAFFQFGLVMREESEHREAAEEIIDFLEIEAIRNRPVGTLGYGLRKRVDLGRALAQEPSILLMDEPMAGMNSEEKEDLARFILDVREARKIPVVLVEHDMGVVMDLADRIVVLDFGRVIAEGTPEEIQKNPAVIKAYLG